A stretch of Oryza brachyantha chromosome 4, ObraRS2, whole genome shotgun sequence DNA encodes these proteins:
- the LOC102710970 gene encoding ran guanine nucleotide release factor, which produces MSGESCVGRPLFGGALSTAFPVRFQDVSNIREVPDHQEVFVDPARDESLIFELLDLKGEVEDAGSALWFLRDIANEQDAGDNLVVEHSGTLELAGLRFGDTPAVAETAVGQLAVSKGRQGREAQNIVRLYLANIRLKNAATDVVITAYEPLLINPLSESSTAVAAGPAVPAEQAGCLPMSEIFKLAVMNFNVHDWNLFNGSA; this is translated from the exons ATGTCCGGCGAGAGCTGCGTCGGGCGGCCGCTTTTCGGCGGCGCCCTCTCCACCGCCTTCCCCGTCCGGTTCCAG GATGTGAGCAACATCCGGGAAGTCCCCGACCATCAG GAGGTGTTCGTTGATCCGGCCCGCGACGAGAGCCTCATCTTCGAGCTGCTCGACCTCAAGGGCGAGGTGGAGGACGCCGGCAGCGCGCTCTGGTTCCTGCGGGACATCGCCAACGAGCAGGACGCGGGGGATAACTTG GTGGTCGAGCATTCTGGAACGCTTGAGCTAGCCGGTCTACGTTTTGGAGATACTCCTGCAGTTGCTGAAACCGCGGTTGGTCAGCTG GCTGTCTCGAAAGGAAGGCAAGGCAGAGAAGCACAGAACATTGTTCGA CTTTACTTGGCCAATATACGCCTCAAGAATGCAGCAACTGATGTAGTTATTACTGCATATGAGCCACTGTTGATAAA CCCCTTGAGTGAAAGCTCCACGGCTGTTGCAGCTGGTCCAGCAGTACCTGCTGAACAAGCAGGATGCTTGCCAATGTCTGAGATCTTCAAGCTGGCTGTGATGAACTTCAATGTCCATGACTGGAACCTTTTCAATGGCAGCGCTTAA